A genomic region of Chelonia mydas isolate rCheMyd1 chromosome 9, rCheMyd1.pri.v2, whole genome shotgun sequence contains the following coding sequences:
- the LOC102932572 gene encoding mitochondrial ornithine transporter 1-like gives MSADTAKSHPLVQALVHLTAGAAGGVACVVSGQPFDTIKVKMQTFPTMYRGFFDCSVRTYQQEGLPGLYQGTAPALLANVAENAVLFACYGFCQQLVRQLFGLSSVLELSDLQSALAGSFSSVFSSMVLCPAELVKCRMQALHEMKVTGRTALGCHSSTWATVKNIFQSEGLLGFFQGLTSTWLREVPGYFFFFGGYEVSRSFFTQAGQCKEDLGSLPLTVSGGMGGACFWLAVYPIDSVKSRIQVLSMAGRQDGFLLSFLHILRTEGFMALYCGLMPTVIRALPSNGALFLAYEMTRKKLTGLLDRTP, from the exons ATGTCTGCAGACACAGCCAAGTCCCACCCACTAGTACAGGCACTGGTTCACCTCactgcaggggcagcag GCGGGGTGGCATGTGTGGTGAGTGGGCAGCCCTTTGACACAATCAAGGTGAAGATGCAAACCTTCCCCACCATGTACCGGGGTTTCTTTGACTGCTCAGTCCGGACATACCAGCAGGAAGGGCTGCCCGGGCTGTACCAGGGcaccgccccagccctgctcgcAAATGTGGCAGAGAACGCAGTGCTGTTCGCTTGCTATGGCTTCTGTCAGCAGCTGGTGAGGCAGCTGTTTGGACTGAGCAGTGTGCTGGAGCTGAG CGACCTGCAGAGTGCGCTTGCCGGCTCGTTCTCTTCTGTGTTTTCCTCTATGGTGCTGTGCCCTGCGGAGCTGGTGAAATGCCGCATGCAGGCCTTACATGAGATGAAGGTCACCGGGCGAACAGCACTAGGATGTCACAG CTCTACCTGGGCTACTGTGAAAAATATCTTTCAATCTGAGGGCCTGCTGGGATTTTTCCAGGGCCTGACCAGTACTTGGCTACGGGAGGTGCCTGGCTACTTCTTCTTCTTTGGTGGCTATGAAGTCAGTAGAAGCTTTTTCACCCAGGCTGGCCAGTGCAAGGAGGATCTGG GTTCTCTTCCCCTAACAGTGAGcggtgggatggggggggcctGTTTCTGGCTGGCCGTCTATCCCATTGATTCAGTGAAGTCTCGGATACAGGTGCTTTCCATGGCAGGGCGGCAAGATGGcttcctgctctcctttcttcataTTTTGAGGACAGAAG GTTTCATGGCTCTTTACTGTGGACTGATGCCCACAGTGATACGCGCACTCCCCTCCAACGGCGCCCTCTTCCTAGCCTATGAAATGACGAGGAAAAAGCTAACTGGCCTGCTTGATAGGACACCCTGA